From the genome of Halomonas sp. I5-271120, one region includes:
- a CDS encoding ribose-phosphate pyrophosphokinase: MSKLMVFAGNANPELARKIAEGLDNRLGHATVGQFSDGEIAVEINENVRGKDVFVLQSTCAPTNDNIMELVLMIDALRRASAARITAVVPYFGYARQDRRVRSARVPISAKIVADMMVKAGVDRVMTMDLHADQIQGFFDVPVDNVYGSPILLDDIERQNYEDLVVVSPDVGGVVRARAIAKQLNADLAIIDKRRPQANQAQVMHIIGEIENRTCVVVDDMIDTAGTLCKAGEALKAHGARRVVAYATHPILSGPAVDNITGSVLDEVVVADTIPLSESARRSGKIRQLSVAGLIAEAIRRVSNEESVSAMFH; encoded by the coding sequence GTGTCTAAATTGATGGTTTTCGCCGGGAACGCCAATCCCGAACTTGCCCGCAAGATTGCCGAAGGACTCGACAATCGCCTAGGCCACGCCACGGTAGGCCAGTTCAGCGACGGCGAAATCGCGGTCGAAATCAACGAGAACGTCCGCGGCAAGGACGTTTTCGTACTGCAGTCCACCTGCGCGCCCACCAACGACAACATCATGGAACTGGTCCTGATGATTGATGCGTTGCGTCGCGCCTCTGCCGCCCGCATCACGGCGGTGGTTCCCTACTTCGGCTACGCACGCCAGGACCGCCGCGTCCGCTCGGCCCGCGTGCCCATCTCCGCCAAGATCGTCGCCGACATGATGGTCAAGGCCGGCGTTGACCGAGTGATGACCATGGATCTGCACGCCGATCAGATTCAGGGCTTCTTCGATGTGCCCGTCGACAACGTCTACGGCTCACCGATCCTGCTCGACGATATCGAGCGCCAGAATTACGAAGACCTGGTCGTGGTCTCCCCGGACGTGGGCGGCGTGGTTCGCGCCCGGGCTATCGCCAAGCAGCTCAATGCTGATCTCGCCATCATCGACAAGCGTCGCCCCCAGGCCAACCAGGCTCAGGTAATGCATATCATCGGCGAGATCGAAAACCGCACCTGCGTGGTGGTGGACGACATGATCGATACCGCCGGCACCCTGTGCAAGGCCGGAGAGGCGCTCAAGGCGCACGGCGCACGCCGCGTGGTGGCCTACGCCACTCACCCGATCCTGTCCGGTCCGGCCGTCGACAACATCACCGGCTCGGTGCTCGACGAGGTCGTGGTGGCCGATACCATCCCGCTGTCCGAATCAGCACGCCGGAGCGGCAAGATCCGCCAGCTGTCGGTGGCCGGTCTGATCGCCGAGGCGATCCGCCGCGTCAGCAACGAAGAATCCGTCAGCGCGATGTTCCACTGA
- the ispE gene encoding 4-(cytidine 5'-diphospho)-2-C-methyl-D-erythritol kinase — MLHITGRRADGYHELQTLFQFLDVGDTLHFTPRNDDAIRLTPALAGVAAEDNLVVRAARLLQAETGCRRGVDIHLAKRLPMGGGLGGGSSNAATTLLALNRLWALGLDEERLATLGLSLGADVPVFVRGHAAWAEGVGERLTPVTLDTPHFVVIHPGVSVATARVFQAPELTRDTAAIRLSRALEGGASCWRNDCETTVRRLYPQVDEAISWLAQRAPTMLTGTGACLFGSLTNVEEAASIARQVDPRWHAFTAQGMNVSPLHKALG; from the coding sequence ATGCTGCATATCACCGGGCGCCGCGCCGACGGCTATCATGAGCTGCAGACCCTGTTCCAGTTTCTGGATGTCGGCGACACCCTGCACTTCACTCCCCGAAACGATGACGCTATCCGTCTGACGCCGGCTCTCGCCGGCGTGGCCGCCGAGGATAACCTGGTGGTGCGCGCCGCCCGCCTGCTGCAAGCCGAGACCGGCTGTCGCCGCGGTGTCGATATTCACTTGGCCAAGCGCCTGCCAATGGGGGGAGGTCTTGGCGGCGGCAGCTCCAACGCCGCCACCACCCTGCTCGCCCTGAATCGACTATGGGCGCTCGGTCTCGATGAGGAGCGTCTGGCCACGCTGGGGCTGAGCCTTGGCGCCGATGTTCCCGTCTTCGTGCGTGGTCACGCCGCCTGGGCCGAAGGCGTCGGCGAACGCCTGACGCCGGTCACCCTGGACACCCCTCACTTCGTGGTGATTCACCCCGGCGTATCGGTCGCGACGGCGCGGGTCTTCCAGGCGCCTGAATTGACACGCGACACTGCGGCCATTAGACTTTCGCGCGCACTTGAGGGGGGCGCGTCGTGCTGGAGAAACGACTGCGAGACCACGGTTCGCAGGCTTTATCCGCAGGTCGACGAAGCCATCAGCTGGTTGGCCCAGCGGGCGCCGACCATGCTGACCGGCACTGGCGCTTGCCTGTTCGGAAGTTTGACGAACGTCGAAGAGGCCGCTAGCATAGCGCGCCAAGTCGACCCACGCTGGCACGCCTTCACGGCGCAAGGCATGAACGTCTCCCCTCTGCACAAGGCTCTGGGGTGA